A portion of the Anaeromyxobacter diazotrophicus genome contains these proteins:
- a CDS encoding DUF2231 domain-containing protein: MPMQLHELHPSLIHLPLALLPGAALTDALAATSRGRLRRLALDRVGRTMWWAGVGAAALAGVAGMAASQEVRADDPRARDAMWLHGAGNLGVLLAGAGLASWRSTHRVTATSATMGAAAVAAAVYTAWLGGELVYTHGVGVKAQPAAAANGARPATPPLRSWAAPGRMLADAGRGLAWLLRRGGRAALRKEPLAAGAATQPDRPLVPPPGGGAWDSQLRPIG, translated from the coding sequence ATGCCGATGCAGCTCCACGAGCTTCACCCGAGCCTCATCCACCTGCCGCTGGCGCTCCTGCCGGGCGCCGCGCTCACCGACGCGCTGGCCGCCACCTCGCGCGGCCGGCTGCGGCGGCTCGCGCTCGACCGCGTCGGGCGCACGATGTGGTGGGCGGGCGTCGGCGCGGCCGCCCTGGCCGGCGTGGCGGGGATGGCCGCCTCGCAGGAGGTGCGCGCCGACGATCCGCGGGCGCGCGACGCGATGTGGCTGCACGGCGCGGGCAACCTCGGCGTCCTGCTGGCCGGCGCGGGCCTCGCCTCGTGGCGCTCCACCCACCGCGTCACCGCGACCTCAGCCACCATGGGGGCGGCGGCGGTCGCGGCGGCCGTCTACACCGCCTGGCTCGGCGGCGAGCTCGTGTACACGCACGGCGTGGGCGTGAAGGCGCAGCCCGCGGCCGCGGCCAACGGCGCCCGCCCCGCGACGCCGCCCCTGCGCTCCTGGGCGGCGCCGGGCCGGATGCTCGCCGACGCCGGTCGCGGGCTCGCCTGGCTGCTGCGGCGCGGCGGACGCGCCGCCCTCCGCAAGGAGCCGCTCGCCGCCGGCGCGGCCACGCAGCCCGATCGCCCGCTCGTGCCGCCGCCCGGCGGCGGCGCCTGGGATTCGCAGCTCCGGCCGATCGGCTAG
- a CDS encoding FKBP-type peptidyl-prolyl cis-trans isomerase encodes MAKPKIEDLVKGKGPEAVRGKTVEVHYTGWLTDGKQFDSSVGGAPFSFRLGAGEVIEGWDRGVAGMKVGGKRKLTLPPELGYGAAGAPPEIPGGATLVFEVELLGVF; translated from the coding sequence ATGGCAAAGCCGAAGATCGAGGACCTGGTGAAGGGCAAGGGGCCGGAGGCCGTGCGCGGCAAGACGGTCGAGGTGCACTACACGGGCTGGCTCACCGACGGGAAGCAGTTCGACTCGTCGGTCGGAGGGGCGCCCTTCTCCTTCCGCCTCGGCGCGGGCGAGGTGATCGAGGGCTGGGACCGCGGCGTGGCCGGGATGAAGGTGGGCGGCAAGCGCAAGCTGACGCTGCCGCCCGAGCTCGGCTACGGCGCGGCGGGCGCGCCGCCGGAGATCCCGGGCGGCGCGACCCTCGTCTTCGAGGTGGAGCTGCTCGGGGTCTTCTAG
- a CDS encoding acyl-CoA carboxylase subunit beta — protein sequence MSGPVDPDPRRARLDRLDAEAEGGGGAARIARQHEAGKLTARERLELFLDPGSFVELDKFKTHRCADFGMQEHRVPGDGVVTGYGLVEGRQVFVFAQDFTVFGGSLSGAYAEKICKVMDRAMEVGCPVVGLNDSGGARIQEGVVSLAGYADIFLRNTLASGVVPQVSVVMGPCAGGAVYSPAITDFIFMVKDTSYMFITGPEVIRAVTHEEVTKEELGGARAHAQKSGVAHFTFDSEEATLRAVRELLSFLPQNNADDPPALPCSDDPARRDPALKTLVPDSPNKPYDMKDVLRAVVDDGHFFEVGRHYAENLVIGFARLNGRPVGLVANQPAVLAGVLDIKASVKAARFVRFCDAFNLPLVTFVDVPGFLPGTDQEWGGIITHGAKLLFAYAEATVPKVTVITRKAYGGAYDVMASKHLRADVNFAFPTAEIAVMGPEGAVGIIFRKELSAAGADPAAQQETRQRLVADYREKFANPYKAAELGYVDEVIRPEDTRPRLIRALEMLRTKRQELPPKKHGNMPL from the coding sequence GTGAGCGGGCCCGTCGATCCGGACCCGCGCCGCGCGCGGCTCGACCGGCTCGACGCCGAGGCGGAGGGCGGCGGCGGCGCGGCGCGGATCGCGCGCCAGCACGAGGCGGGCAAGCTCACCGCCCGCGAGCGGCTGGAGCTGTTCCTCGACCCCGGCAGCTTCGTCGAGCTCGACAAGTTCAAGACCCACCGCTGCGCCGACTTCGGGATGCAGGAGCACCGCGTCCCGGGCGACGGCGTGGTGACCGGCTACGGGCTGGTCGAGGGGCGGCAGGTCTTCGTCTTCGCGCAGGACTTCACCGTCTTCGGCGGATCGCTCTCCGGCGCGTACGCGGAGAAGATCTGCAAGGTGATGGACCGGGCGATGGAGGTGGGCTGCCCGGTGGTGGGCCTCAACGACTCGGGCGGCGCGCGCATCCAGGAGGGCGTGGTCTCCTTGGCGGGCTACGCCGACATCTTCCTGCGCAACACCCTCGCCTCGGGCGTGGTCCCGCAGGTGAGCGTGGTGATGGGGCCGTGCGCCGGCGGGGCGGTCTACTCGCCCGCCATCACCGACTTCATCTTCATGGTGAAGGACACGAGCTACATGTTCATCACCGGGCCGGAGGTGATCCGCGCGGTGACGCACGAGGAGGTCACGAAGGAGGAGCTGGGCGGCGCGCGCGCCCACGCCCAGAAGTCGGGCGTGGCCCACTTCACCTTCGACAGCGAGGAGGCGACGCTGCGGGCGGTGCGGGAGCTCCTCTCCTTCCTGCCCCAGAACAACGCCGACGACCCGCCCGCCCTGCCGTGCTCGGACGACCCGGCGCGGCGCGACCCGGCGCTGAAGACGCTCGTGCCGGACAGCCCGAACAAGCCGTACGACATGAAGGACGTGCTGCGGGCGGTGGTGGACGACGGGCACTTCTTCGAGGTGGGGCGGCACTACGCCGAGAACCTGGTGATCGGCTTCGCCCGCCTGAACGGGCGGCCGGTGGGGCTGGTGGCGAACCAGCCGGCGGTGCTGGCGGGGGTCCTCGACATCAAGGCCTCGGTGAAGGCGGCCCGCTTCGTGCGCTTCTGCGACGCCTTCAACCTCCCCCTCGTCACCTTCGTCGACGTGCCGGGCTTCCTGCCGGGCACCGACCAGGAGTGGGGCGGGATCATCACGCACGGCGCGAAGCTGCTCTTCGCGTACGCCGAGGCGACCGTGCCGAAGGTGACGGTCATCACCCGCAAGGCCTACGGCGGCGCCTACGACGTGATGGCCTCCAAGCACCTCCGCGCCGACGTGAACTTCGCCTTCCCCACCGCGGAGATCGCGGTCATGGGCCCCGAGGGCGCGGTGGGCATCATCTTCCGCAAGGAGCTCTCGGCGGCCGGCGCAGATCCGGCGGCGCAGCAGGAGACCCGGCAGCGGCTCGTCGCCGACTACCGCGAGAAGTTCGCGAACCCGTACAAGGCGGCCGAGCTCGGCTACGTGGACGAGGTCATCCGGCCCGAGGACACGAGGCCGCGGCTCATCCGCGCCCTCGAGATGCTGCGCACGAAGCGGCAGGAGCTGCCGCCGAAGAAGCACGGGAACATGCCCCTGTAG
- a CDS encoding general secretion pathway protein GspE, with the protein MPLDLAALLVEAGAASAADVQRALERQRQAGGALDTALLELGLVEEGELVRFLARASGLPPAPLELAADPALRAVFPARVAERHGLAPFHLRGGELAVAVTHPLDLPALEELSFMLSLKVVPHVAPEWRVRRLLAQLFGGELAGRFAALASRKGARPAPAPAPGPAAGGEAGPGAESPDDEPAITFTFGLAEPEEPLAAALAHALESDLEALLGDATPPAPTSGTAPRWSRDEAFAALEAATGRDEVVAVALRYTLDFFEAAALLAVTRARVVGHDAVGWPDARERCRAVRLDRDEAGLLRAVLGTSGPYLGPVGRDPGNEKLLAGLGRAWPRTALVYPVSLRERTVCLLYADNGEAPVSPSRLGDLLLLLGAVGAALERVLVRGKQARAAAPAGEVSAGWAVREPGRAAGEAPGAPAPLPAAAPLPPPRDAAEAVARLGAAPRGSPARAELIARLAQQGPEAAAALRAAFPGPVEVAGRGAEIPVEERGPLLAALVALGPVATPYVIDLLREADPARRRLAALLLGRGADPAAFLPLADAALDVDRGARDAALGALAQQRTHPEFRPVLERLRRSLVAGEGDRRARAARALGALGDEEAIPLLVQALDAAEPVHGAAEAALEALTGASGAGAEGWLGWWRERRGRRREGGP; encoded by the coding sequence GTGCCGCTCGACCTCGCCGCCCTCCTCGTCGAAGCGGGCGCGGCCTCCGCGGCGGACGTCCAGCGCGCCCTGGAGCGCCAGCGCCAGGCGGGCGGCGCGCTCGACACCGCGCTGCTCGAGCTCGGCCTGGTCGAGGAGGGCGAGCTCGTCAGGTTCCTCGCCCGCGCCTCGGGCTTGCCGCCGGCGCCGCTCGAGCTCGCCGCCGACCCGGCCCTGCGCGCGGTCTTCCCGGCGCGGGTGGCGGAGCGGCACGGCCTCGCGCCCTTCCACCTGCGCGGCGGCGAGCTGGCGGTGGCGGTGACGCACCCGCTCGACCTCCCGGCGCTCGAGGAGCTGTCGTTCATGCTCTCGCTGAAGGTCGTGCCGCACGTCGCCCCCGAGTGGCGCGTCCGCCGGCTCCTGGCCCAGCTCTTCGGCGGCGAGCTGGCGGGGCGCTTCGCCGCGCTGGCCTCGCGGAAGGGCGCCCGCCCCGCCCCGGCGCCGGCGCCCGGCCCGGCGGCCGGCGGCGAGGCGGGGCCCGGCGCGGAGAGCCCCGACGACGAGCCAGCGATCACCTTCACCTTCGGCCTCGCCGAGCCGGAGGAGCCGCTGGCCGCGGCGCTGGCCCACGCGCTCGAGAGCGACCTCGAGGCGCTGCTCGGCGACGCCACGCCGCCGGCCCCCACCTCCGGCACCGCGCCCCGCTGGTCGCGCGACGAGGCCTTCGCGGCGCTCGAGGCGGCGACCGGGCGCGACGAGGTGGTCGCGGTGGCGCTCCGCTACACCCTCGATTTCTTCGAGGCGGCCGCGCTCCTCGCGGTCACGCGCGCCCGCGTCGTCGGCCACGACGCGGTGGGCTGGCCGGACGCGCGCGAGCGGTGCCGCGCGGTCCGGCTGGATCGCGACGAGGCGGGGCTCTTGCGGGCGGTGCTGGGCACGAGCGGCCCCTACCTCGGGCCGGTGGGGCGGGACCCCGGGAACGAGAAGCTCCTCGCCGGCCTCGGGCGCGCCTGGCCGAGGACGGCGCTCGTGTACCCGGTCTCGCTCCGTGAGCGCACCGTGTGCCTCCTCTACGCCGACAACGGCGAGGCGCCGGTCTCGCCCTCGCGCCTGGGCGACCTGCTGCTCCTGCTCGGCGCGGTGGGCGCCGCGCTGGAGCGCGTGCTCGTCCGGGGCAAGCAGGCGCGCGCCGCCGCGCCCGCGGGCGAGGTGTCCGCGGGGTGGGCGGTCCGCGAGCCGGGGCGCGCGGCCGGCGAGGCCCCCGGCGCGCCCGCGCCCCTGCCCGCCGCGGCGCCTCTCCCGCCGCCGCGCGACGCGGCGGAGGCGGTGGCGCGCCTCGGCGCCGCGCCGCGCGGCTCGCCCGCCCGCGCCGAGCTCATCGCGCGGCTCGCGCAGCAGGGCCCCGAGGCCGCCGCCGCGCTGCGCGCCGCCTTCCCCGGGCCGGTCGAGGTGGCGGGGCGGGGCGCGGAGATCCCGGTCGAGGAGCGCGGGCCGCTCCTCGCCGCCCTGGTGGCGCTGGGCCCGGTGGCGACGCCGTACGTGATCGACCTCCTGCGCGAGGCCGATCCGGCGCGGCGCCGGCTGGCGGCGCTCCTGCTCGGCCGCGGGGCCGACCCGGCCGCCTTCCTGCCGCTGGCGGACGCGGCGCTCGACGTGGACCGCGGCGCGCGCGACGCGGCGCTGGGGGCGCTGGCGCAGCAGCGGACGCACCCAGAGTTCAGGCCGGTGCTGGAGCGGCTGCGCCGGAGCCTGGTGGCGGGCGAGGGCGACCGGCGGGCCCGCGCGGCCCGCGCGCTCGGCGCCCTGGGCGACGAGGAGGCCATCCCGCTGCTGGTGCAGGCGCTCGACGCCGCCGAGCCGGTGCACGGCGCGGCCGAGGCCGCGCTGGAGGCGCTCACCGGCGCCTCGGGGGCGGGCGCCGAGGGGTGGCTCGGGTGGTGGCGGGAGCGGCGCGGCCGGCGCCGCGAGGGCGGACCGTGA